Proteins encoded in a region of the Flammeovirga yaeyamensis genome:
- a CDS encoding alpha/beta hydrolase family protein, with product MKIKLLLLTLLFSSISMIQAQNLAGPWKGTLNLPNGKLDIIFKISTKNNELKGIMDIPAQGVKGLPIHEIKYHHPIIQINLPNLGIEYVGSVMDDDNIEGHFKQGGQKFSMNLVKNLSEETPLAKPQEPKPPFKYVVKDIEFYNQEDGIMLSGTFTRPTDLKRYPTVILIAGSGPSDRDQTILGHKPFLLLADVLTKKGFAILRFDERGVGRSQGDFSKATTYHFKKDVEAAISFLKKRTDVDPSKIGLIGHSEGGIIAQMIASENSDIAYTVLMASPTILGRDLLLHQKRQIEILSGVPDKAVAANQVIFENAYNIIINNEQPLDTRLREYFKHQYQNNISNQQLNSIVEGMTNKWFIEFVKIDPKKYLKNIKTPLYALNGSNDVQVLADENLQVVNDVLTNNENPNFKTEKLERLNHLFQESTSGLPAEYGLLDQTLSPVFLEKVSSWLVEVVKVRE from the coding sequence ATGAAAATAAAACTATTACTTCTTACTCTTCTGTTTTCATCAATTTCTATGATACAAGCGCAAAATCTTGCAGGTCCATGGAAAGGGACACTTAATTTACCTAATGGCAAGCTAGATATCATCTTTAAGATTTCTACTAAGAATAATGAATTAAAAGGTATTATGGATATTCCTGCACAAGGTGTAAAAGGTCTTCCGATACATGAAATCAAATATCATCATCCCATCATTCAAATCAATTTACCTAATCTAGGAATAGAATATGTAGGTAGTGTTATGGACGATGATAATATTGAGGGACATTTTAAACAAGGTGGGCAAAAGTTTAGTATGAATCTAGTCAAAAACCTTTCAGAAGAAACTCCTTTGGCTAAACCTCAAGAACCTAAACCTCCTTTTAAGTATGTGGTCAAGGATATAGAATTTTACAATCAAGAAGACGGTATAATGCTTTCGGGTACTTTTACTCGTCCTACAGATCTCAAAAGATACCCTACTGTTATCTTAATTGCTGGAAGTGGCCCTTCTGATAGAGATCAAACTATTTTAGGACATAAACCCTTTTTATTATTAGCGGATGTGCTCACAAAGAAAGGCTTTGCTATTTTAAGATTTGATGAAAGAGGAGTGGGACGATCCCAAGGCGATTTTTCTAAAGCCACTACTTATCACTTCAAAAAAGATGTAGAAGCAGCCATCTCATTTCTTAAAAAACGAACTGATGTTGATCCAAGTAAAATTGGTTTAATTGGACATAGTGAGGGCGGCATAATCGCTCAAATGATTGCATCAGAAAATAGCGACATTGCTTATACTGTGCTTATGGCCTCTCCTACTATATTAGGTAGAGACCTTTTGTTACATCAAAAAAGACAAATTGAAATTCTGAGTGGTGTTCCTGATAAAGCCGTAGCAGCCAATCAAGTGATTTTTGAGAATGCCTACAATATCATTATCAATAACGAACAACCTTTGGATACTCGATTGAGAGAATACTTTAAGCATCAATACCAAAATAATATCAGTAATCAGCAACTAAACTCTATTGTAGAAGGCATGACCAATAAGTGGTTTATAGAATTTGTAAAGATAGATCCTAAAAAATACCTTAAGAATATAAAAACACCTCTATATGCCCTAAACGGTAGTAACGATGTGCAAGTCCTCGCTGATGAAAACCTACAAGTGGTGAATGATGTATTGACTAATAATGAGAATCCCAATTTTAAAACTGAAAAGTTAGAAAGGCTGAATCACCTGTTCCAAGAAAGTACTTCTGGATTACCTGCTGAATATGGTCTTTTAGATCAGACGTTGTCGCCTGTGTTTTTAGAGAAAGTCAGTAGTTGGTTGGTTGAGGTGGTTAAGGTGAGGGAATGA
- a CDS encoding bifunctional riboflavin kinase/FAD synthetase, giving the protein MKVHYGIENFKPLEKATVTSGTFDGVHFGHQQILSHLRKTAEEDGSETVLITFWPHPRFTLQPEVAKKELKLITNLEEKIDRLKEEGIDHLIVLKFDKKFSQMTSLEFVQEILINKINTTKLVIGYDHRFGRNREGGFDYLKQHQKDFGFEVEEITKQEIEDAAVSSTAIRKAILDDGNVETAEKYLGYHYSFKGKVVSGNRIGRKIGFPTANIELLDSFKLLPKIGVYAVTVDVEGKERKGMMNIGNRPTVTDGILKTIEVNIFDFEGDIYDQEVKVSLIHRIRSEMKFDGVEALIAQLHEDKKAALSVFV; this is encoded by the coding sequence ATGAAAGTACATTACGGGATAGAAAATTTTAAGCCTCTCGAAAAAGCTACAGTGACTAGTGGGACATTTGATGGTGTGCATTTTGGGCATCAACAGATTTTGTCGCATCTAAGAAAAACAGCTGAAGAGGATGGTTCTGAAACCGTATTGATTACTTTCTGGCCTCATCCGAGGTTTACACTTCAACCCGAAGTGGCAAAAAAAGAATTAAAGCTAATCACTAATTTAGAAGAGAAGATCGATCGCTTAAAAGAAGAAGGGATCGATCATCTTATTGTATTGAAGTTTGATAAGAAGTTTTCTCAGATGACCTCTTTAGAGTTTGTGCAGGAAATCTTGATCAATAAAATCAATACCACAAAATTAGTGATTGGCTATGATCATCGCTTTGGAAGAAACCGCGAAGGAGGTTTCGATTATCTCAAGCAGCATCAAAAAGATTTTGGTTTTGAGGTAGAAGAAATAACAAAGCAGGAAATCGAAGATGCCGCTGTTAGTTCTACAGCCATTAGAAAAGCAATTCTTGATGATGGGAACGTAGAAACAGCCGAAAAATATCTAGGTTATCATTATTCCTTCAAAGGTAAAGTAGTGAGTGGAAACCGTATTGGACGTAAAATCGGTTTTCCAACAGCAAACATTGAATTATTAGATTCCTTTAAATTGCTCCCTAAAATTGGCGTTTACGCTGTAACCGTTGATGTAGAAGGGAAAGAAAGAAAAGGAATGATGAACATCGGTAACCGACCAACAGTAACTGATGGGATACTAAAAACGATAGAAGTAAATATCTTCGATTTCGAAGGTGATATTTACGATCAAGAAGTAAAAGTATCTCTTATCCATAGAATCCGATCAGAAATGAAGTTCGATGGAGTAGAGGCGTTAATTGCCCAGCTGCATGAGGATAAAAAAGCAGCCCTATCGGTTTTTGTTTAA
- a CDS encoding undecaprenyl-diphosphate phosphatase has translation MSIFEAIVLGIIQGLTEFLPVSSSGHLELAKAIFNNQDLDPEGSMMMTVMLHFATALSTVVIFRKDILEILKGLFQFKWNEETQFSLKIIISMVPAALVGVLLNKQIEQFFGGAVLLVGCMLLVTAVLLLLADKAKNTTKPVGYMEAVIIGVAQAIAILPGISRSGATISTSVLLGIDRAKSARFSFLMVVPLIFGKIAKDMLDSKEAIMDGTFADGIGALPLTLGFIAAFVTGMLACQWMIALVKKAKLQWFSIWCASVGTIAIVYSLFFSN, from the coding sequence ATGAGCATTTTTGAGGCGATTGTCTTAGGTATTATCCAAGGACTGACGGAGTTCCTGCCTGTAAGTAGCAGTGGACATTTGGAGTTAGCTAAAGCAATTTTTAATAATCAGGATCTGGATCCGGAAGGAAGTATGATGATGACGGTAATGTTGCACTTCGCAACGGCACTTTCTACCGTGGTTATTTTTAGAAAAGATATTTTGGAAATCCTAAAAGGACTTTTCCAATTTAAGTGGAATGAGGAAACACAGTTCTCTCTAAAGATTATAATCTCTATGGTACCTGCAGCTTTGGTTGGGGTATTATTAAATAAGCAAATAGAACAATTTTTTGGTGGAGCAGTATTGCTAGTAGGTTGTATGCTTTTAGTGACTGCAGTATTGTTATTGTTGGCAGATAAAGCCAAGAATACCACTAAACCTGTTGGATATATGGAAGCAGTAATTATTGGTGTTGCCCAAGCAATTGCTATTCTTCCAGGTATTTCTCGTTCAGGAGCTACAATTTCTACCTCTGTATTATTGGGTATCGACCGAGCAAAATCTGCTAGATTTTCGTTCTTAATGGTAGTGCCTTTAATCTTTGGTAAGATTGCTAAAGATATGTTAGATTCTAAAGAAGCAATTATGGATGGTACTTTTGCCGACGGCATTGGTGCTTTACCATTAACTTTAGGATTTATTGCAGCATTTGTAACTGGTATGTTAGCATGTCAGTGGATGATTGCTTTGGTGAAGAAAGCCAAACTGCAATGGTTCTCTATTTGGTGTGCTTCTGTGGGTACAATTGCGATAGTTTACTCATTATTCTTTTCGAATTAA
- the truB gene encoding tRNA pseudouridine(55) synthase TruB, which translates to MKDFDFAAGETVLVDKPLEWTSFGVVKKLRWEMKVKKVGHAGTLDPLATGLLILCTGKSTKTIDQIQGKIKEYEGEMVIGQTRPSHDMETEVDSETDISHITEENIHALLPQFTGKIMQVPPMHSAIKIDGVRVYKHARKGKEVKIDPREIEIKELEITKIDFPKIQFRMVCSKGTYVRSFVRDFGKELGVGAYMSALRRTKIGEYSVKDAKSVEEWIEVIRAWRASKEEEENK; encoded by the coding sequence ATGAAAGATTTTGATTTTGCTGCTGGTGAAACAGTATTGGTAGATAAACCCTTGGAATGGACTTCTTTTGGCGTGGTCAAGAAGTTAAGGTGGGAAATGAAGGTGAAGAAAGTGGGGCATGCTGGTACTTTGGATCCTTTGGCAACAGGTCTTTTAATTTTATGTACAGGTAAGAGTACAAAAACGATTGACCAAATTCAGGGGAAAATCAAAGAGTATGAAGGGGAAATGGTCATTGGACAAACGAGACCGTCTCACGATATGGAAACAGAAGTGGATAGCGAAACGGATATTTCTCATATCACCGAAGAAAATATTCATGCACTTTTACCTCAATTTACGGGTAAAATCATGCAAGTTCCTCCTATGCACTCAGCTATAAAAATAGATGGTGTTAGGGTATATAAACATGCTAGAAAGGGGAAAGAAGTAAAAATCGACCCTCGAGAAATTGAAATAAAGGAATTAGAAATCACAAAGATCGATTTTCCTAAAATTCAATTTAGAATGGTTTGTTCAAAAGGGACGTATGTCCGTAGTTTTGTTCGCGATTTTGGTAAAGAATTAGGTGTAGGTGCTTACATGAGTGCCCTAAGAAGAACCAAAATTGGCGAATACTCTGTAAAAGATGCAAAGTCCGTTGAGGAATGGATTGAAGTGATCCGTGCTTGGAGAGCATCGAAAGAGGAAGAGGAGAATAAATAA
- a CDS encoding DUF3098 domain-containing protein has protein sequence MSNNKEHLAFGKKNFVWMLIGIFTIVIGFAIMSMETAAMGFGSLGLTVGPIIVVAGFGINFYAILLKTPSAPEE, from the coding sequence ATGAGTAATAATAAAGAACATTTGGCTTTCGGTAAGAAGAACTTCGTTTGGATGTTGATTGGTATTTTCACTATCGTCATCGGTTTTGCAATTATGTCTATGGAGACTGCTGCAATGGGATTCGGTTCATTAGGTCTTACTGTAGGTCCAATTATCGTAGTAGCAGGATTTGGTATTAATTTCTATGCTATTCTTTTAAAAACTCCTAGCGCTCCAGAAGAGTAA
- a CDS encoding glycoside hydrolase family 13 protein, which produces MKSFRNYVITLMTVLLASFSVLASDATTTNSANNKSKAPVINQVEPAFWWAGMKTPSVMLMVHGVDLASTEVTIDAKDIKINEVKSLDNANYVFIDLDISKAKAGTYPITFTRGKKKTVINYELKERNKETKAQGLDQSDVMYLIMPDRFVNGNPDNDSSDKLVQKADRSDRGGRHGGDIAGVTSKLDYINDLGATTVWLTPFLENNQPGWSYHGYAITDFYQADARHGDNAEYKNMVSEAHKRDMKVVMDLVFNHIGNGHLWMKDLPSQDWIHQWKEFTKTNYKGETISDPNASEYDRKIMQEGWFDGHMPDLNQDNPYLAKYLMQASLWWIEYAGIDGIRMDTYPYNKKEMMSEWVSYVLNEYPDFYIVGETWLPGATWESYWKTGGKNRDGFNTTLKSISDFPVWDALNKTWRDHWSITEVYKTLTEDFLYDDAGQNKIFMDNHDVDRAFGSFKKDLPNMKLATTFLLTTRGIPQIFYGTEILMAKGGDHGDLREDFPGGWAGDERDAFTKEGRTDDENEYFDYIRTILQWRKNSEAITGKLKHWVPFNEVYAYQRYTDNSSVFVVINNNLDEQTFDTARFEEALKGKTSGKDILTGKTISFDGKMTIPAKTAYIIELK; this is translated from the coding sequence ATGAAATCTTTTAGAAACTACGTCATTACTCTTATGACGGTTCTTTTAGCATCGTTCTCGGTTCTTGCCTCGGATGCTACAACAACTAACTCAGCAAACAACAAAAGTAAGGCACCAGTAATCAATCAAGTCGAACCAGCTTTTTGGTGGGCAGGCATGAAAACTCCATCAGTGATGTTGATGGTTCATGGTGTGGATTTAGCTTCTACGGAAGTGACTATTGATGCAAAAGACATTAAAATCAATGAGGTAAAATCATTGGATAATGCTAACTACGTATTTATCGATCTTGATATTTCTAAAGCAAAAGCGGGTACTTACCCTATCACTTTTACTAGAGGAAAAAAGAAAACGGTAATTAACTACGAGCTTAAAGAAAGAAACAAAGAAACGAAGGCGCAAGGTCTTGATCAGTCAGATGTGATGTATTTAATTATGCCTGACCGTTTTGTAAACGGTAACCCTGATAACGACTCAAGCGACAAATTAGTGCAAAAAGCAGATCGTTCTGATAGAGGTGGACGTCACGGTGGTGATATCGCAGGTGTTACTTCTAAATTAGATTACATCAACGATTTGGGTGCCACTACAGTTTGGTTAACTCCATTCCTAGAAAACAATCAGCCGGGTTGGTCTTACCACGGTTATGCTATCACAGATTTTTATCAAGCAGATGCACGTCATGGTGATAATGCTGAGTATAAAAACATGGTATCAGAAGCACATAAAAGAGATATGAAAGTGGTGATGGACTTGGTATTCAACCACATTGGTAATGGTCACTTATGGATGAAAGATCTTCCATCTCAAGATTGGATTCACCAATGGAAAGAGTTTACTAAAACAAACTACAAAGGAGAAACAATCTCAGATCCTAATGCTTCTGAGTATGACAGAAAAATTATGCAAGAAGGTTGGTTTGATGGTCATATGCCTGACTTAAACCAGGATAATCCTTACTTAGCAAAATATTTAATGCAAGCTTCTTTATGGTGGATTGAGTATGCTGGTATCGATGGTATCAGAATGGATACTTATCCTTACAACAAAAAAGAAATGATGTCAGAGTGGGTATCTTATGTATTAAATGAGTATCCTGATTTTTACATTGTAGGCGAAACTTGGTTGCCAGGTGCTACTTGGGAATCGTATTGGAAAACTGGCGGTAAGAACAGAGACGGTTTTAATACCACTTTAAAATCAATTTCTGATTTCCCTGTATGGGACGCATTAAACAAAACTTGGAGAGATCACTGGAGTATTACTGAAGTGTACAAAACACTTACAGAAGACTTCTTATATGACGATGCAGGTCAGAATAAAATCTTTATGGATAACCACGATGTGGACAGAGCATTTGGTTCATTCAAAAAAGATCTTCCAAACATGAAATTGGCGACTACTTTCTTATTAACAACAAGAGGTATTCCTCAAATTTTCTATGGTACTGAGATTTTGATGGCCAAAGGTGGTGATCATGGTGATTTAAGAGAAGACTTCCCTGGTGGATGGGCAGGCGATGAACGCGATGCTTTCACTAAAGAAGGAAGAACTGATGATGAAAACGAATACTTTGATTATATCAGAACAATTCTTCAATGGAGAAAAAATTCTGAAGCAATCACTGGTAAATTAAAGCATTGGGTACCTTTTAACGAGGTATATGCTTACCAAAGATATACGGATAACTCATCTGTTTTCGTAGTGATCAATAACAATTTAGATGAGCAAACTTTCGATACTGCTCGTTTCGAAGAAGCATTAAAAGGAAAAACTTCCGGTAAAGATATTCTTACTGGTAAAACAATCTCTTTTGATGGTAAGATGACGATTCCTGCAAAGACAGCTTACATCATTGAGTTGAAATAA
- the porZ gene encoding type IX secretion system anionic LPS delivery protein PorZ: MNRHFLIKLLCILTLGSTVNLIAQDIPVNTWRSHLNYTQTNSITLTDNEAICGSQNALFSLDRTDGIITTITKEDGLSDANILSIGYSDISDQVIVLYANGNIDFISDSDIVNMRTVLNSDYPNKSFFGFRMDKQFMYICASFGVVKVNTTNYIIEETYDFIGQGGSEMNVYDITFSNDSLYIACAEGIKSVGDDANTNKQDYNNWKNVVTSTANEINTVLFSDDKVYYTVASPKEINAYRPNGISSIGNYTDEESFLLDFWGDNISLPATNKIYLIDTNDQLSEYQNEKVPTPKQVIDDTDGNAWIADATNGMVKVSSSIETFAPSGPLFSTAHDMINAENFIFMTPSDESGINVGSFAVFNNGIWENYSSLVRSDVTTIPNLPRFKGMAFMPQEQKVYFGTEGEGLFAFHIYEKTFEIIKDPFLVNGRTEATIESLSFDQFGNLWTTTDSYLHFRNPAAEWQHFLDRKITGAATETQNSFQGDAWLLVSGDRLLVFKDGNSRYLSTDQTNGGLPSNTVLSLQIDNAGSMWMGTDDGTAEYFGTAPTEAGEFSVSLPRYDGFPLLKGERVQSIAVDGGNRKWLGTVRGLWLFSSDGGRLFQQFTTENSSLLSNDIKDIAIQPTSGEVFINTSDGIVSYRSDATQGSTKFENVKIFPSPVRPEYQGVLTISGLAVNADVRITDTAGQIVWNGASYGGSTSWNLRLNNGSKPSTGVYFVFSTDQEGAEKYVGKFAIVR; encoded by the coding sequence ATGAACCGCCACTTTTTAATTAAACTACTCTGCATTCTGACTTTAGGAAGTACTGTAAACCTAATTGCACAAGATATCCCTGTGAATACTTGGCGATCCCACCTTAACTATACCCAAACCAACTCTATAACTTTAACTGATAATGAAGCGATATGCGGTTCTCAAAATGCTTTATTTTCATTAGATAGAACTGATGGGATAATCACTACCATCACTAAAGAAGATGGATTAAGTGATGCCAATATCTTAAGTATTGGTTACTCAGACATTAGTGATCAGGTTATTGTACTATACGCCAATGGTAATATTGATTTTATTAGCGATTCTGATATCGTTAATATGAGAACTGTTTTAAACAGTGACTACCCCAATAAATCATTTTTTGGTTTTAGAATGGATAAACAGTTTATGTATATCTGTGCAAGCTTTGGTGTAGTGAAGGTCAATACTACAAATTATATCATCGAAGAGACCTATGATTTTATTGGTCAAGGTGGTTCAGAAATGAATGTGTACGATATTACCTTCTCTAATGATTCCCTATATATTGCCTGTGCCGAAGGGATAAAAAGTGTGGGTGATGATGCAAACACCAACAAACAAGATTACAATAACTGGAAAAATGTAGTGACTTCAACGGCTAATGAAATCAATACTGTTTTATTCTCTGATGATAAAGTGTATTACACTGTGGCATCACCAAAAGAGATTAATGCATATCGTCCTAACGGGATATCATCAATTGGTAATTATACAGATGAAGAAAGCTTTTTACTTGATTTTTGGGGTGATAATATCAGTTTACCTGCCACCAATAAAATCTATTTGATTGATACCAATGATCAATTATCCGAATATCAAAACGAAAAAGTCCCTACTCCTAAACAAGTAATTGATGATACCGATGGAAATGCTTGGATTGCCGATGCTACCAATGGAATGGTGAAGGTGAGTAGTAGTATTGAAACTTTCGCTCCTTCAGGACCATTATTTTCTACTGCACATGACATGATCAATGCTGAGAATTTCATTTTTATGACGCCATCTGATGAATCAGGCATTAATGTAGGTTCGTTTGCTGTTTTCAATAATGGAATATGGGAAAATTATAGTTCGCTTGTAAGATCTGATGTAACTACAATTCCTAATTTACCAAGGTTTAAAGGAATGGCATTTATGCCTCAAGAGCAGAAAGTGTATTTTGGTACTGAAGGAGAAGGTTTATTCGCATTCCATATTTATGAGAAAACATTTGAAATCATCAAAGATCCTTTCTTAGTGAATGGTAGAACAGAAGCTACAATAGAAAGTTTAAGTTTCGATCAATTCGGAAACCTTTGGACGACTACCGATAGTTACCTTCACTTTAGAAACCCTGCAGCCGAATGGCAACATTTCTTAGACAGAAAAATAACGGGAGCAGCTACAGAAACTCAAAATTCCTTTCAAGGAGATGCTTGGCTTTTGGTGAGCGGTGATAGACTTTTGGTATTTAAAGATGGTAACTCTAGATATTTATCTACAGATCAAACCAACGGTGGCTTGCCAAGTAATACGGTCTTAAGCCTACAAATTGATAATGCAGGGAGCATGTGGATGGGTACAGACGACGGCACTGCAGAATATTTTGGAACAGCACCTACAGAAGCTGGAGAATTTAGTGTCTCTTTACCAAGGTACGATGGTTTCCCTCTTTTAAAGGGTGAAAGAGTACAATCAATTGCTGTCGATGGAGGAAATCGAAAGTGGTTAGGTACGGTTAGAGGACTTTGGTTATTTAGTAGCGACGGTGGCCGTTTGTTCCAACAATTTACGACTGAGAACTCTTCTTTACTCTCTAATGATATTAAGGATATTGCTATTCAACCGACAAGTGGAGAGGTCTTTATCAACACTTCAGATGGAATTGTTTCCTATCGTAGTGATGCTACACAAGGCAGCACAAAATTTGAGAACGTTAAAATCTTCCCAAGCCCTGTTCGACCGGAATATCAAGGAGTACTTACTATCTCTGGTTTAGCCGTTAATGCTGATGTTCGAATTACCGACACTGCAGGACAAATTGTATGGAATGGAGCGTCTTATGGAGGTAGCACCTCTTGGAATCTTCGATTAAATAACGGTTCTAAACCCTCAACGGGAGTCTATTTTGTGTTTAGCACAGATCAAGAAGGAGCGGAGAAATATGTTGGTAAATTTGCGATTGTGAGATAA
- the dinB gene encoding DNA polymerase IV, with protein MESHRKIIHIDMDAFFASIEQRDFPHLRGKPVAVGGSRERGVVAAASYEARKFGVRSAMPSALAYRKCPQIIFTKSRFNVYRDVSYQIRKIFFEYTDLVEPLSLDEAYLDVTENKKGIRSAIQIAKEIREKINNTLNLTASAGVSYNKFLAKTASDLDKPDGLSVILPEQAEEFLEQLSIEKFYGIGSVTAEKMKKLGIYKGKDLKEWPLSHLNDNFGKTGKFYYYIVRGIDNRKVKPHRERKSIGAERTFSKDIANVEKMKEHLIRIGDILWERIIKGNKRGKTLTVKIKLHNFESHTKSKTFEQLVTQKNKLVSEALLLLDELEPQTFNVRLLGISISNLQDFDSNDDNDSSDDFQQLELF; from the coding sequence TTGGAGAGTCATAGAAAAATAATACATATTGATATGGATGCTTTTTTTGCTTCCATTGAACAAAGAGATTTCCCACATTTACGAGGTAAGCCTGTAGCTGTTGGTGGTAGCCGCGAAAGAGGTGTTGTTGCTGCTGCAAGTTATGAAGCTCGTAAATTTGGGGTTCGATCGGCTATGCCCTCAGCTTTGGCTTATAGAAAATGCCCTCAGATTATTTTTACAAAGTCGAGATTTAATGTTTATAGAGATGTCTCTTACCAAATTCGTAAAATCTTCTTTGAATATACTGATCTTGTAGAACCTTTATCACTTGATGAGGCGTATTTGGATGTCACAGAAAATAAAAAAGGAATTCGATCAGCAATACAAATTGCGAAAGAGATTCGTGAAAAAATTAATAATACATTAAACCTAACGGCTAGTGCGGGTGTCTCTTATAATAAATTTTTAGCAAAAACAGCATCAGACCTTGATAAACCCGATGGACTTTCAGTCATCTTGCCCGAACAAGCTGAGGAATTTTTAGAACAACTTTCTATAGAGAAATTCTATGGTATTGGATCTGTTACGGCAGAAAAAATGAAAAAGCTAGGTATCTACAAAGGCAAAGATCTTAAAGAATGGCCATTATCCCATTTGAATGATAATTTCGGAAAAACGGGAAAATTCTATTATTACATCGTAAGAGGAATAGACAACAGGAAAGTAAAACCTCACCGAGAAAGAAAATCTATTGGTGCAGAACGTACTTTTTCTAAAGACATTGCCAACGTAGAGAAGATGAAAGAACACCTCATTAGAATAGGTGATATCCTTTGGGAAAGAATAATCAAAGGAAATAAACGAGGAAAAACGCTAACTGTAAAAATTAAACTTCACAATTTTGAGAGTCATACAAAAAGTAAAACTTTTGAACAGCTTGTTACGCAAAAGAATAAATTAGTATCAGAAGCTTTACTTCTTTTAGATGAATTAGAACCGCAAACTTTTAATGTCAGACTTTTGGGTATAAGTATAAGTAATCTTCAAGATTTCGATAGTAATGATGATAATGATTCGAGTGATGATTTTCAACAACTAGAATTATTTTAG